From the genome of Chloroflexota bacterium, one region includes:
- a CDS encoding (2Fe-2S)-binding protein, translated as MAKQQIRLKVNGETYEILVEPYITLLEALREELRLTGTKKGCDLGDCGTCTVLLEGKAVNSCLVLAIDARDKEVTTVEGLAQGGKMHPLQEAFIEHGAIQCGYCTPGMLLSAKALLDMNEHPSEEEVRAAIAGNLCRCTGYVRIVEAILAAAESLARRGNG; from the coding sequence GTGGCAAAGCAACAAATACGGCTCAAAGTAAATGGTGAAACCTACGAAATCCTCGTCGAACCGTATATCACCCTCCTGGAAGCCCTTCGGGAGGAGCTCAGACTGACCGGAACGAAGAAAGGCTGTGATCTCGGTGACTGTGGGACCTGCACCGTTCTGCTTGAAGGTAAAGCTGTAAACTCCTGTTTGGTGCTGGCCATAGATGCCCGAGATAAGGAGGTCACGACGGTGGAGGGGTTGGCCCAGGGGGGAAAGATGCATCCGCTCCAGGAGGCCTTTATCGAGCACGGCGCGATTCAATGCGGCTATTGTACCCCAGGCATGCTTCTTTCAGCCAAGGCCTTGCTGGATATGAATGAGCATCCAAGTGAGGAAGAGGTACGCGCGGCCATTGCGGGTAACCTCTGCCGCTGTACAGGCTATGTCCGGATCGTTGAGGCTATCCTGGCTGCCGCTGAATCCTTAGCCAGAAGGGGGAACGGATAG
- a CDS encoding ABC transporter permease, whose protein sequence is MDWSKLLTEAFLIGLSASTIRLATPVLVVVLGEIFAELSGVLNLGLEGMMLMGAIGGFVTTYITGNPWLGLLIGTLAGGLMGLLMAFLTVTLRVDQVISGIALVILGQGVSGFVFRRIFGAFKVPPGIQGFEVIHVPILDRIPILGPVLLEHTILVYLVFALVPLTWIALNRTTIGLKLRAVGEHPRAADTVGINVYLVRYSAVIFGGVMAGLGGAILTVGQLHFFVENVTAGRGWIAIALVIFAKWDPFRALGGALLFGFADALQMRLQALGFAILPYEFLIMVPYLLTILVLLGAVGRTVPPAALTVPYEKEQG, encoded by the coding sequence ATGGATTGGTCAAAGCTACTCACAGAGGCTTTTCTGATAGGGCTGAGCGCCTCGACTATCCGTCTGGCTACGCCGGTGCTGGTCGTTGTTCTGGGGGAGATCTTCGCTGAGTTATCAGGTGTCCTCAACCTGGGTCTTGAAGGAATGATGCTCATGGGGGCGATCGGTGGCTTCGTTACCACTTATATTACGGGTAATCCTTGGCTGGGGCTGTTGATTGGCACATTGGCCGGTGGATTGATGGGATTGCTGATGGCCTTTCTGACCGTCACCCTGCGCGTCGATCAGGTGATCAGCGGGATCGCCCTGGTAATTCTTGGACAAGGGGTGAGCGGGTTCGTCTTTCGCCGCATATTCGGTGCCTTCAAGGTCCCGCCAGGCATCCAGGGTTTTGAGGTCATCCACGTTCCTATTCTGGATAGGATCCCTATCCTGGGGCCGGTTCTGCTGGAGCATACCATTCTTGTTTACCTGGTCTTTGCCTTGGTCCCCCTGACCTGGATCGCTCTTAACCGTACCACCATCGGACTTAAGTTAAGGGCAGTAGGGGAGCATCCGAGAGCGGCCGATACTGTAGGAATCAACGTCTACCTGGTGCGTTACTCGGCAGTCATCTTTGGAGGGGTTATGGCTGGATTAGGAGGGGCTATCCTTACGGTGGGGCAGCTTCATTTCTTTGTGGAGAACGTCACTGCCGGGCGTGGTTGGATTGCTATCGCCTTAGTCATCTTCGCCAAATGGGATCCGTTTCGGGCCCTGGGGGGAGCGCTGCTCTTCGGCTTCGCCGATGCCCTGCAGATGCGCTTACAGGCCCTTGGCTTCGCCATCCTTCCCTATGAGTTTCTCATAATGGTGCCCTATCTGCTAACTATCCTGGTGTTATTAGGAGCGGTGGGCAGGACGGTGCCACCGGCAGCTCTAACTGTCCCTTACGAAAAAGAGCAGGGTTAA
- a CDS encoding ABC transporter permease, whose protein sequence is MLKATQSRAAHLPGVSLLRGLFSPLIAIILALGMGALLILGSGVNPLAAYRALFLAAFGGPLSLSEVLVRTIPLLLIGLGLTIAFRCRVWNIGAEGQLYIGALAATWLALTFSDIPGLLLLFLMFVISFLAGAFWGAIPGALKAKFGVSEIITSLMLNYVAFFFVSYLVRVPLKNPQYYLPETAHIPEATQLPILIPKSSLHLGIVVPLLCVPLVYILLWKTVLGYKIRAVGISPQAARYAGINVARYIILAMVLSGGLAGLAGMIEVAGVQYRLTAYISSQYGFTAIVVALLGRLHPVGVLFAAFLFAALIVGADAMQRVVGLSVNLVYVIEGLVVIFVLGSEALRRRRR, encoded by the coding sequence ATGCTGAAGGCGACTCAGTCGAGAGCCGCTCATTTACCGGGCGTCTCATTGCTTAGGGGGCTTTTCTCCCCGCTTATCGCCATCATTCTAGCCCTGGGCATGGGGGCGTTACTGATCCTGGGGTCAGGGGTGAATCCACTAGCAGCTTACAGGGCTCTCTTTCTGGCTGCTTTTGGTGGCCCACTGAGCCTGAGCGAGGTATTAGTTAGAACGATACCGCTGCTCTTGATCGGACTTGGCCTGACCATCGCTTTCCGTTGTCGAGTGTGGAATATCGGTGCGGAGGGACAACTGTATATAGGCGCCCTGGCTGCTACTTGGCTAGCGCTCACCTTCAGCGATATTCCGGGGCTTCTGCTTCTTTTCTTGATGTTTGTGATCAGCTTCCTGGCGGGCGCCTTTTGGGGGGCGATTCCCGGCGCGTTGAAAGCTAAGTTTGGAGTGAGCGAAATCATTACCTCACTGATGTTAAATTATGTTGCCTTTTTCTTTGTCAGTTATCTAGTCCGCGTACCCCTAAAAAATCCCCAGTACTACCTGCCGGAGACGGCTCATATCCCTGAAGCCACCCAGCTACCGATTTTGATTCCCAAGAGCTCCCTACATCTGGGCATCGTTGTTCCCTTGCTTTGTGTGCCCCTGGTCTACATCCTGCTCTGGAAAACGGTGCTCGGATACAAGATTCGAGCGGTAGGCATTAGTCCCCAGGCCGCTCGCTATGCGGGAATCAACGTAGCCAGGTACATCATCTTAGCGATGGTCCTGAGTGGGGGACTGGCTGGGTTGGCCGGAATGATTGAGGTGGCTGGTGTGCAATATCGCCTGACGGCCTATATCTCATCGCAATATGGCTTCACAGCTATCGTCGTGGCCCTTTTGGGACGTCTCCATCCTGTTGGTGTTCTCTTCGCCGCTTTCCTTTTCGCGGCGTTGATTGTGGGAGCAGACGCCATGCAGCGCGTGGTTGGGCTCTCTGTGAACCTGGTGTATGTTATAGAGGGATTGGTGGTCATCTTCGTTTTGGGGTCTGAGGCCCTCCGTCGGCGAAGGAGATAG
- a CDS encoding monomethylamine:corrinoid methyltransferase encodes MRNNVRLLDVLDRAETGPVMDEKEFDLKMVAGKVPRLQREFNIHWDRVTLVNTDNELADRAFEAGLKMAADVGLYCTDTGRRIVFTREELLRYARHAPIEVPIGEHLDRHIVRKRVPEDKHPPTIIGGPLGQTLPEDLFVPIMHSHALEPIVDTVINGTLETCYGRDPRTHSPWEVMVAWRELELCKLAVSMAGRPGIAIGCVENAPSEIGEISASSYSGFSQYDWHQVAVVSELKTNYALLSKIAHLVRTQCVIHGFYNAIYGGLPGGAEGAAISTVAGMLLIQAAYMATSHAMCPTHPFNLNDTGPETLWAMSLATQALAGHTNLMIDVLTSPVGGPGTKTLLYECAAVAAMGTCSGAARLMGVRATCGKYRGHSSGLESRFNGEVGHAIAGMSREQVNEIVKRTVPKYINDLPQEPKGKVFPEVYDMRTMRPNSEWQGLYEEVKEEMVALGIPLV; translated from the coding sequence GTGAGGAATAATGTGAGGTTGCTCGATGTGCTTGACCGAGCGGAGACAGGGCCGGTGATGGACGAAAAGGAGTTCGACCTCAAGATGGTCGCTGGCAAGGTGCCAAGGCTACAGCGGGAGTTCAACATCCATTGGGACCGCGTCACCCTGGTCAACACTGATAATGAGCTCGCTGATCGCGCTTTTGAGGCTGGACTGAAGATGGCCGCTGACGTTGGGCTTTACTGCACTGATACGGGCAGACGGATTGTGTTTACGCGCGAGGAGCTATTGCGCTATGCCCGCCATGCCCCAATCGAAGTGCCCATCGGTGAGCACCTTGACCGCCACATCGTGCGGAAACGGGTGCCTGAGGATAAGCATCCACCCACAATCATCGGGGGGCCATTGGGACAAACCTTACCTGAAGACCTCTTTGTGCCCATCATGCATAGCCATGCCCTGGAGCCTATCGTGGACACTGTAATCAATGGAACACTTGAGACCTGTTATGGTCGGGACCCCCGCACCCACTCCCCTTGGGAAGTGATGGTCGCCTGGCGAGAGCTTGAGCTCTGTAAACTAGCGGTCAGCATGGCTGGTCGGCCAGGGATCGCCATCGGTTGTGTAGAGAATGCCCCCAGTGAGATTGGGGAGATCTCGGCCTCTTCTTATAGTGGGTTCAGCCAGTATGATTGGCATCAGGTGGCCGTCGTTAGCGAGCTCAAGACCAACTATGCCCTCCTCTCCAAGATTGCCCATCTGGTGAGAACACAATGCGTTATTCACGGCTTCTATAATGCCATCTATGGGGGTCTCCCCGGTGGCGCGGAGGGTGCAGCTATCAGCACGGTAGCGGGCATGCTCTTGATTCAAGCGGCCTATATGGCCACCTCCCATGCGATGTGTCCAACCCATCCGTTCAATCTCAACGACACTGGCCCGGAGACGCTCTGGGCGATGAGCCTAGCGACCCAAGCCCTGGCCGGCCATACAAATCTGATGATCGATGTTTTGACCTCCCCCGTCGGCGGACCAGGCACGAAGACGCTGCTCTATGAGTGTGCGGCGGTGGCTGCTATGGGCACCTGCTCTGGAGCGGCGCGACTGATGGGTGTGAGGGCGACCTGTGGCAAGTATAGAGGACATTCTAGCGGCCTGGAATCCCGCTTTAATGGTGAGGTGGGGCATGCCATAGCTGGTATGAGTAGAGAGCAGGTCAATGAGATCGTCAAACGTACTGTTCCTAAATATATCAATGACCTACCCCAAGAGCCCAAGGGTAAGGTCTTCCCTGAAGTGTATGATATGCGAACGATGCGACCAAACAGCGAGTGGCAGGGGCTCTATGAGGAGGTCAAGGAGGAGATGGTCGCGCTCGGAATCCCGCTCGTTTAG
- a CDS encoding BMP family protein gives MTFPLRHKKVFVGLVTILMLGLVLSACTPAATPTPTKAAAPGSNIKTAVTPNPAPVKKPIKVALILTGPTTDLSWNGQAYEALKELKQKLGVEIAYSESISDADVERVLREYANSGYNLIIAHSFGYGDATFKVAKDYPKTAFAWAGGINKTAPNVADYDQPFYQAYYLVGILAGYMSKTGKIGAISGFDIPVCHAEAKAFEAGAKSVNPKAQLFDNYVGEWVDPSKPREVALGMIENGVDFFIGCGEGPIIGAIKAAQQKGALAVGYVGDQYSIAPNTVVTSMIWDLYTLFAQMTKDVEEGNFKGEYYSYGVAQGALKLAPFRNFEDKVPEAAKKKIEEVRQQIVSGKFEVPYIPK, from the coding sequence ATGACTTTCCCCTTGAGGCACAAGAAGGTCTTTGTTGGTCTGGTGACTATCTTGATGTTGGGGCTGGTCCTTTCGGCCTGCACACCGGCGGCTACACCGACGCCGACCAAAGCAGCTGCCCCCGGCTCCAATATCAAAACGGCTGTAACACCGAATCCAGCGCCGGTTAAGAAGCCGATCAAGGTGGCCCTGATTCTGACAGGACCGACGACTGACCTTTCCTGGAATGGACAGGCCTACGAAGCCTTGAAGGAGCTTAAGCAGAAGCTGGGTGTAGAGATCGCCTACTCGGAGAGCATCAGTGATGCCGACGTTGAGCGGGTCCTACGCGAATACGCTAATAGTGGATATAACCTCATTATTGCGCACAGCTTTGGCTATGGCGATGCCACCTTCAAGGTAGCCAAGGACTATCCTAAGACAGCGTTCGCTTGGGCTGGTGGGATCAATAAGACGGCGCCCAACGTAGCCGACTATGATCAACCCTTCTATCAGGCTTATTATCTGGTGGGGATCCTGGCTGGCTATATGAGCAAGACGGGCAAGATTGGGGCTATCAGCGGTTTCGATATCCCAGTATGCCACGCCGAGGCGAAGGCCTTCGAGGCTGGGGCGAAGAGCGTCAATCCCAAGGCGCAGCTCTTTGACAACTATGTGGGTGAGTGGGTAGATCCCAGTAAGCCACGGGAGGTGGCCCTGGGTATGATCGAGAACGGAGTAGATTTCTTCATCGGCTGTGGTGAGGGCCCAATCATCGGGGCCATAAAGGCTGCGCAGCAGAAGGGGGCTCTAGCTGTTGGCTATGTGGGTGACCAATATTCCATCGCTCCTAACACAGTCGTTACCAGCATGATCTGGGATCTGTACACCCTCTTCGCCCAGATGACCAAGGATGTGGAGGAGGGGAACTTCAAGGGCGAATACTATAGCTATGGTGTCGCCCAGGGTGCTCTTAAACTGGCGCCGTTCCGCAACTTTGAGGACAAGGTTCCGGAGGCGGCGAAGAAGAAGATCGAAGAGGTGCGGCAACAGATCGTCAGCGGAAAGTTCGAGGTACCCTATATCCCGAAGTAG
- a CDS encoding xanthine dehydrogenase family protein subunit M, with amino-acid sequence MRFECLEPHSLEEALSLLAEYGGKAKPLAGGTDLLVDLKLGRLTIPYIVNLKRIPGLGRIEPAAGGLGIGALATVGAVEILPLIQRRWAMLAQAAHCLGSPQVRNIATVAGNLCRAAPSADMAPVLLALDASVEIASLSGRRVVPLEKFFRGPGATILEPQELLTAIYVSDLPPGTAGVYLKLGPRRAMDLAIVGVAALLRVQEGVCRGVRIALGAVAPTPLWARRAEEVVEGRSLDDDVLEMAGEVAAEESRPISDIRASATYRRAMVKVLVKRALSQAWESAQMKL; translated from the coding sequence GTGCGCTTCGAATGCCTGGAGCCCCATAGCCTCGAGGAAGCCTTATCGCTGCTTGCTGAGTATGGAGGAAAAGCGAAGCCCCTCGCTGGCGGGACCGATCTGCTGGTCGATCTCAAGCTCGGTCGCCTGACTATTCCCTACATCGTCAACCTTAAGCGCATTCCAGGGCTCGGTCGAATCGAGCCTGCAGCTGGTGGGTTAGGCATAGGTGCCCTCGCCACCGTTGGTGCAGTGGAGATCTTGCCCCTTATCCAGAGGCGCTGGGCTATGCTCGCTCAGGCGGCACACTGCTTGGGCTCGCCGCAAGTGCGGAACATTGCTACAGTGGCGGGTAACCTTTGCCGCGCCGCACCGTCAGCGGACATGGCTCCTGTCCTCCTCGCCCTGGATGCCAGCGTTGAGATAGCCAGCCTGTCTGGGAGAAGAGTGGTTCCCTTGGAGAAATTCTTCCGTGGCCCAGGGGCGACGATCCTAGAGCCCCAGGAGCTACTTACGGCCATTTATGTGAGTGATCTTCCACCCGGAACAGCGGGCGTCTATCTGAAGCTTGGACCGCGGCGGGCGATGGATCTGGCCATCGTGGGAGTGGCTGCTCTCCTGAGAGTACAGGAGGGGGTCTGTCGGGGGGTGAGAATAGCCCTGGGGGCTGTTGCTCCCACGCCGCTGTGGGCGCGACGGGCTGAGGAGGTGGTTGAGGGTCGGTCGCTCGATGATGATGTCCTGGAGATGGCTGGTGAAGTGGCGGCGGAGGAATCCCGTCCCATAAGCGACATTCGTGCCTCTGCCACTTACCGCCGAGCGATGGTTAAGGTCTTAGTGAAACGGGCGCTCAGCCAAGCCTGGGAATCGGCTCAAATGAAGCTCTAA
- a CDS encoding ABC transporter substrate-binding protein: MGSGLPRSLLVLVALMFVFAFTAACQPAAPAPTPTSLAAAVPPSPSPTPAKAQQLLFALDWVVYGRHAGYFVALDKGFYTDANLAVNIVRGYGSVDAIKRLSAGKAQFAFGDIGSLVVARANEGVKVKALAVVYGKAAHTLFFYEDTGIKSPKDLEGRTITGGAGDAIMAIFPAFAKVNGIDANKVQWKLVDPATKTPLFLARQAEIITEYLPAKPILEKLSAPKGLKVKSMPYYDYGLPFYGNGLMATESFIKQNPDVTRRFVQATMKGLAYAFDHPDEAIDILRKYHPEVDPETGKAEIAIVKELAMTDEAKKSGLGYMSPAMMKATRDIMTSAFGLKTEVPLDDLYTDEFLSKK; the protein is encoded by the coding sequence ATGGGTTCAGGTCTACCTCGATCCTTGCTTGTCCTAGTGGCTTTGATGTTTGTGTTCGCTTTTACTGCGGCTTGTCAGCCAGCCGCGCCCGCTCCGACCCCGACCTCTCTCGCCGCAGCGGTGCCCCCGTCCCCTTCCCCAACGCCAGCGAAGGCACAGCAGCTACTTTTTGCCCTTGACTGGGTCGTGTATGGGCGGCATGCAGGTTATTTCGTAGCCCTCGACAAGGGCTTTTACACCGATGCTAACCTGGCTGTCAACATCGTGCGGGGCTACGGTTCGGTTGATGCCATAAAGCGTCTATCGGCCGGGAAGGCCCAGTTCGCCTTTGGCGACATCGGCTCCCTCGTCGTAGCACGAGCTAATGAGGGGGTCAAGGTGAAGGCTCTGGCCGTCGTCTACGGCAAGGCTGCACACACGCTCTTCTTCTACGAAGACACCGGGATCAAATCACCCAAGGACCTGGAGGGAAGGACGATCACTGGCGGAGCTGGGGATGCCATAATGGCCATTTTCCCCGCCTTTGCCAAGGTGAACGGTATAGATGCTAACAAAGTTCAATGGAAATTGGTCGACCCGGCCACGAAGACGCCCCTCTTTCTGGCCAGACAGGCGGAGATCATCACTGAATACCTGCCCGCTAAGCCCATTTTAGAGAAGCTGTCAGCCCCTAAGGGGCTCAAGGTAAAAAGTATGCCCTACTACGACTACGGCCTTCCCTTCTATGGCAATGGCCTCATGGCCACGGAGTCTTTCATAAAGCAAAATCCTGATGTGACCAGGAGGTTCGTCCAGGCCACGATGAAGGGACTGGCCTACGCCTTTGATCATCCTGATGAGGCCATTGATATCCTGCGGAAGTATCATCCAGAGGTAGATCCGGAGACGGGAAAAGCCGAGATCGCCATCGTGAAGGAGCTGGCGATGACCGATGAAGCTAAGAAGAGTGGGCTCGGTTACATGTCCCCAGCGATGATGAAGGCGACGCGCGATATCATGACTAGCGCTTTCGGACTGAAGACGGAGGTGCCGCTGGATGATCTCTATACCGACGAATTTCTGAGCAAGAAGTGA
- a CDS encoding ABC transporter ATP-binding protein, whose protein sequence is MSTIVRMTGITEAFPGVLANDHIDFTVEAGEVHALLGENGAGKTTLMNILYGLYQPDEGEIYINGQRVVLHSPKDAINLGMGMVHQHFMLIPPFSVAENIVLALKSSREPFLDDSSLVAKRISDLATKYCLSVDPEARIWQLSVGQQQRVEILKSLYRGARLLILDEPTAVLTPQEVKELLQVLRSLVAQGNSVIFITHKLDEVMQVSDRVTVLRDGKVVGTLKTADASKRGLARMMVGREMLSRLAKKPLEAGPLVLEVKDLLVLNDKRLPAVKDVSLTVRRGEILGIAGVDGNGQRELSQAITGLREVASGRIYFHGQDITGGSPQHFIALGGAHIPEDRYEMGLIMDFDLAENAILGVLDKPPFAKGLFLDQSAIEEHAQNLIVQYDVRTPSISVLARNLSGGNAQKLLLARELSRSPSLIVAVQPTRGLDVGATEYVQQQLVEHRNRGAAVLLISTELDEILMLSDRVAVMYEGGIMGVISSDHIDIEEIGLMMAGARRVSTPPQEGERC, encoded by the coding sequence TTGTCTACAATCGTCCGGATGACAGGGATCACCGAAGCGTTTCCTGGTGTGCTGGCGAACGATCATATCGATTTCACAGTAGAAGCGGGCGAGGTACATGCTCTCCTCGGCGAAAATGGGGCCGGCAAAACTACCTTGATGAACATCCTCTATGGGCTTTATCAACCAGATGAGGGCGAGATATATATTAATGGACAGCGGGTCGTTCTGCATTCACCCAAAGATGCTATTAATCTGGGTATGGGCATGGTGCATCAACACTTCATGCTCATCCCTCCCTTCAGCGTAGCTGAGAATATCGTCCTTGCTCTCAAATCCTCACGTGAACCGTTCCTTGATGATTCAAGTCTGGTGGCGAAGAGGATCAGCGATTTGGCCACCAAATATTGTTTGTCTGTAGACCCAGAGGCCAGGATCTGGCAACTATCTGTCGGACAACAACAGCGCGTTGAGATCCTTAAGTCCCTCTATCGTGGCGCCCGCCTGCTCATTCTTGATGAGCCTACCGCTGTTTTGACACCCCAAGAGGTAAAAGAGCTGCTCCAGGTATTGCGTTCTTTGGTCGCACAGGGTAACTCTGTCATCTTTATCACCCATAAATTGGATGAGGTGATGCAGGTGAGTGACCGCGTCACTGTCCTGCGTGATGGAAAGGTCGTAGGGACGCTAAAGACGGCGGATGCCAGTAAGCGAGGGCTGGCGCGCATGATGGTCGGACGGGAGATGCTCTCTCGCTTGGCCAAGAAACCATTGGAGGCCGGGCCTCTAGTTCTGGAGGTGAAGGACCTCCTCGTTTTGAATGATAAGAGATTACCTGCTGTGAAGGATGTCAGTTTGACCGTGCGTCGGGGAGAAATTCTGGGTATCGCTGGGGTGGATGGCAACGGGCAGCGGGAGCTTTCGCAAGCAATCACCGGCCTGCGAGAGGTGGCCAGCGGAAGAATCTATTTCCATGGACAGGACATAACTGGTGGCTCCCCGCAGCACTTTATCGCTCTGGGAGGAGCGCATATCCCTGAGGATCGCTATGAGATGGGTTTGATTATGGATTTCGATTTGGCTGAGAATGCCATCCTTGGCGTTCTAGATAAGCCCCCTTTTGCTAAAGGGCTATTCCTTGATCAAAGTGCTATTGAGGAGCATGCCCAGAATCTGATCGTTCAATATGATGTGCGCACACCAAGCATCTCCGTACTGGCCAGAAACCTTTCTGGTGGAAACGCCCAGAAGCTTCTCCTGGCCCGTGAGCTCTCACGTTCCCCCTCCTTAATCGTGGCTGTCCAGCCCACCCGTGGGCTGGACGTAGGAGCTACGGAATACGTTCAACAACAGCTGGTAGAGCATCGTAACCGCGGGGCAGCGGTGCTCCTCATCTCCACGGAGCTCGATGAGATATTGATGCTATCTGATCGAGTGGCTGTTATGTACGAAGGGGGAATTATGGGCGTCATCTCTTCTGACCACATAGATATTGAGGAGATTGGATTGATGATGGCTGGGGCCAGAAGAGTCTCGACTCCTCCGCAGGAAGGGGAACGATGCTGA